The DNA segment CCATGGTCGTCACCCACCCGTCATCGGCGGGAACAATCCAATCTCGCGCGCCCCGGCAATCGGTTCGTCATGATCGGCATGTTCCATATCGATGGCGACGCGGATCGCCTCCGGAAATTGAAGCGCCGTCTCGTATTCCTCGCCCAAGCTCTTCAAATGATTCAAGAGATCGCCAACGGTGATCACCTCGGCGGGAAGAGAAATCTCTTCTTCTCCCTTGCCAATCCGCTCACGTACCCAGGCGAAATAGACGAGCTTCGTCATCATTCCTCATCCACCACATGCTTCAAGCCGGCGCGGAAATAGTCGTAGCCGGTGTAGATGGTCAGTAGCGCTGCGACCCAGAGCAGGACAATGCCCATCTCCGTCGTATAGGGTATCACCTTGTCGCCGGCCGGCCCAGCCAGCAGGAAGGCGATGGCGACGAGCTGAGCGGTCGTTTTCCATTTGGCGATGCGCGTCACCGGCACGCTGACCTTCAGCGCCGCCAGATACTCGCGCAGGCCCGAGACGAGAATTTCGCGGCAAAGGATGATGATGGCAGCCCAGAGCGACCAGCCGGCGATCGTGCCGTCGGCAGCGACCAGCAGCAGGATCGCCGAGACCAGCAGCTTGTCGGCGATCGGGTCCAGCATGCGGCCGATATTCGACGTCTGATTCCAGATGCGCGCGAGATAGCCGTCCAGAAAATCGGTGATCGAGGCGATGATGAAAATCCACAGCGCCACCCAGCGCGCGAAATCGGACCCCTCCAGTTTGCCTTCGACGAAGAAGCACAGGACGATCAACGGCACGCAGAGAATGCGGCCATAGGTGAGCAGATTGGGAATGCTATATGCGCGCGAAGCCATGGAAATCGTTTCGTTTCAGTTGTTTCACCGGACTAAAATAGCCTTCCCCCAAGGCGTCATCTCGTTCCAGCTATTTGATTTAGCATGATCTTATCCAAAAACCGTCCCGCACCTCTTGAGATCATGCCTTAGATGGCGGTTTGAGGAGCTTGCCGTCAATATTGTTTCTGTTTTTTCACCGTCATTGCGTGGAATTTGCGACCAGCTTTTCTTATTTCGCGGCGTCCTCGTGAAAATGGTTATAGACCTGCCGCGCCACGGCTTCGGATATGCCTTCGACGGCCATCAGGTCGGATAGGGCCGCGCGCGACACGGCCTTTGCGGTGCCGAAATGCTGCAGCAGCGCCCGCTTGCGCGAAGGGCCGATGCCGCCGATTTCGTCCAGCGGGTTTTTCACCATTTCCTTCTTGCGGCGTGCTCGATGCGAGCCGATGGCAAAACGATGGGCCTCGTCGCGCAGGCGCTGGATGAAGTAGAGCACGGGATCACGGGGCGGCAGGGTGAAGCTCTCGCGGGCGGGCGCAAAGAAGCGCTCGCGTCCGGCATCGCGGTCGACACCCTTGGCGACGCCGATGGCGATGACGCTGTCGGTAATTCCGAGCTCCTCGAGAATGGCGCGCACCGCTGTCATCTGTCCTTGGCCGCCATCGATGAGGATGACGTCCGGCCAAGCGGGGAAGGGCTGATCCGCAGCGTCAACGGCTGCGCTCTCCGTATTCGGGCTGCGGTCCGGCTTGCCCTCTTCCTTCAGCAGGCGAGAAAAGCGCCGGGTCATGACTTCGCGCATCATGCCGAAATCGTCGCCGGGCGTGATGTCGGTCGATTTGATGTTGAACTTGCGGTATTGGCCTTTGACGAACCCTTCCGGCCCAGCCACCACCATACCGCCAACCGCATTCGTGCCCATGATGTGCGAGTTGTCATAGATCTCGATGCGTTGCGGCACATAGGGAAGCTGGAATGTCTCCTTGAAGCCTTCGAGCAGCCGCGATTGTGAGGCGGTCTCGGCAAGCTTGCGGCCATGCGCTTCGCGGGCATTGGCAACGACGTGATCGACGAGGTCGCGCTTCTCGCCGCGCTGCGGCACCAGGATCGTGACCTTGTGCCCGGCCTTTTCGCCGAGCGCTGCTGCCAGCAGCTCGATTTCCTCGACCGTCTCCGATAGCAGGATCTGCCTCGGCACCGGCTTGTCGTCGTAGAATTGCGCCAGAAACGCATTCAGCACTTCGGCGCCGGAAAGCGACGGGTCAGCCTTCGGGAAATAGGCGCGGTTGCCCCAGTTCTGCCCGGTGCGGAAGAAGAAGACCTGGATGCAGGAAATGCCGCCCTCGTGATGGATGGCAAAGACGTCGGCTTCTTCGACGCCGGCGGGATTGATGCCCTGATGGCTTTGCACATGCGACAGCGCCGCCAGCCGGTCGCGATAGACGGCGGCGCGCTCGAAATCGAGATCCTCAGCGGCAGCGTTCATCGCCTCCGCCATATGGGCTTTCACGTTCTGGCTCTTGCCGGAGAGAAAGTCCTTCGCCTCCTGCACCAGCTCCGCATAGCCCTCATCGCTGATCTCGCGGGTGCAAGGCCCTGAGCAGCGCTTGATCTGATAGAGCAGGCAGGGTCGGGTCCGGGTCTCGAAAACGCTGTCGGTGCAGGTGCGGATCAGGAAGGCGCGTTGCAGCGAATTGATGGTGCGGCCGACGGCGCCCGCTGACGCGAAGGGGCCGAAATACTCACCCTTGCGGGCACGCGCGCCGCGATGCTTGAAGATCGCCGGTGCCCGATGATCGCCGGTGATGAGAATATAGGGAAAGGACTTGTCGTCCCGCAGCAATACGTTGAAGCGCGGCCGTAAGCGCTTGATCAGATTCGCTTCCAGCAGCAGCGCTTCGGTCTCGGTGCGGGTGGTGACGAACTCCATATTGGCGGTTTCGCGCACCATGCGGGCGATGCGGTTGGAATGCACGCGGCCCATCGCGTAGTTGGCAACACGCTTCTTCAGGCTGCGCGCCTTGCCGACATAGAGCACGTCGCCGGCTTCGTTGAACATGCGATAGACGCCGGGATTGTTCGGCAGGCGCTTGACGAATTCTGCGATCAGTTCCGCGCCCTGAAGGCCGGTTTCATTCTTCCCGCCTTCGTTCCAGTCGACGGGCACGACGGGGGAAGCGCCGGCATCGGCTTCCACCTCGATGTCGTCCTCAATGTCCTCTGATTCGTCATAGAGAATGCCGCCGTCGGGCAGCTTTCGTCCGTTCATTCCATGCTCTCCGACACATCGGGCGTTTCCCAGGCAAGATGCTGGCCACCATCGAGCGCTATCATTTGGCCCGTGATCGAAGGCGTGTCAAAAAGAAAGCGGACGGTGCGACCGAATTCCTCGAGGCCGGGCGCAGCCTTCAATATGAGACCATCGATCTGCGCTTGGAAGTCCTCTTCCGTCTGTCGGACGCTGCGCACCGTCGGACCGGGGCCGATGGCGTTGACGCGGATGCGCGGCGCAAAGGTCTGCGCCATCGTCTGGGTCGCCGTCCACAGGGCGGCCTTCGACAAGGTATAGGAATAGAAGCGTGGGTTCAGCGCCCAGACGCGCTGATCGACAATGTTGACGATCAACCCCGGGATGCCTTCCGGAAGCTGCCGCACGAAATCCGCGGCGAGGATGGAGGGCGCGCGGACATGCACGGCAAAATGCGCGTCGAAGGCTTCGGCGTCGAAGTTGTCGGCGGAATCACCCTGAAAAACGGAGGCGTTGTTGACCAGGAGATCCAGCGGTCCAAGCTCCGAAACGGCCCTTTCGATCAGCGTCGATGTTTCCGCCGAATTTTGCAGGTCGGCCTTGATCGCAATTGCCTTTCTGCCCTGTTGCCGCAATTTCGCCACGACTTCGGTTGCCTCGGCGAACGATTGATTGGCATGCAGCGCCACCGCAAAGCCGTTAGCCGACAAATCCTCTGCGATTGCCCGGCCTATTCTTTTTGATGCACCTGATATAAGCGCTGTGCGTAGTTTTTCCTGGCTCAAGATGCTGCCTTTTCGTCGCCATTACCCAACTGGCACTCATATAGGTCGTCGATACACCATATGAAAAGATGCTTCTGCACGGAGATCCGCAGCGGCGACCTATGTAAAACTTCAGTTATATTTCGATTAAAATAAGTATACATGCTTTAACCAAGCATTAGGGTTAACAATTCGTCTGTTGCGCTCAAGCAACATCGAAATTCAGCCACCTCTGCGCCACAATGATATCATATTTTAGCTCTTCGAATTCCTCATTTGCATTCCAATTTCAGTCCCGATCCGGGAGGGACATCTTGTAATTGCTCGTGGTGCTTCGAGGTCATCAGTAGACGAAGAACACGGGACTGAAAGGAGAAAAGTATGCGTACTCTCATCACGACCCTCATGGTCTCTGGTTTCGCCCTCGGCGGCTTCACCGCGGCTCATGCAGCCGACGCTGTGGAGCAGGTTCCGCAGCCGCCCGTCGCCCAGGAGGCTCCGCCGGTTGTCAACAACTGGGCCGGTTTCTACATCGGTGGTGCTGGCGACTGGAATGCCGGCCACTTCAATCACAACGGCAACTCCTACGCTTTCGGCGGTGAGGCTTTCACCGGCTACAACTGGCAGCAGGGCCAGATCGTATATGGTGTTGAAGGCGACCTCGGCTACGCCGACTCCGACTCGACCCGCAATGGCCTTACCGCCAAGAACGGCGTAAACGGCTCGGTTCGCGGCCGTATCGGTTACGACTTCAACCCGTTCATGCTGTACGGCACTGCCGGTCTGGCAATCGGCCAGAACAAGCTCGAGGACGCTACCTCGTCTGAAAGCAAGACGGCTGTTGGCTACACGGTCGGTGCAGGTGCTGAAACCTTCATCACCAACAACATCACGGCTCGTCTTGAGTACCGTTACACCGACTACGGCAAGAAGGATTTCAACCTCGACTCCGGCAGCTTCTCGCGCGGTTATGACGAGCAGAGCGTCAAGGTCGGTATCGGCGTCAAGTTCTGATAATTTGATGGCATAATCTAACGAAAGCCGGGGTTCTCGCCCCGGCTTTTTCCGTTTCATGGTTCTGATATTTACGCGGCGTCCTTCGGGAAGTCCGTCGAGACGGCCAGTTCGCGCCAGTCGGCTAGTTCCTTGACGACGTATTCATTCTTGGTCTCGATCACGCCGACCGTATCGGAGCCGAAGGGCATGCGCAGCGGCGGGTTGGCCGAATGTGCAAGCGTGATCATCGACTTTGCAAGCCGTGCCGGATCGCCGGGCTGGCCGTGGTTGTGACCGGCGGCGAAATCGCGCATCGCACCGGCAGGCGTGTCCTTGTAGTCGCCAATCGAGCTCGGGCTGACGGCGAGCGAGCTTTCGTCAAGGAAGTCGGTCCGGAAGAAGCCGGGTTCGACAACCGTGACCTTGATCCCCAGCGGCTGCAGTTCCGACGCCATTGCCTCGGACAGAGCTTCGACTGCGAATTTCGTTGAGCAATAGACGCCCCAACCGGCAAAGCTCTGGTAGCCACCGACCGACGACATGTTGATCACATGGCCGGAACGTTGGCGGCGCATGTGCGGAAGGATGGCGCGCGTGACCTTCAGCAGGCCGAAGACGTTGGTGGCATAGATCTTCTCGATTTCTTCGGCTGTAGCCTCTTCAACTGCACCCAACAGGCCGTAGCCGGCATTGTTGAGAAGAATGTCGATCCGGCCGAAGCGCTTGACGGCTTCTGCAGCCGCTTCATGGGCCTGTGCCTCGTTC comes from the Rhizobium sp. NXC24 genome and includes:
- the moaD gene encoding molybdopterin converting factor subunit 1 codes for the protein MTKLVYFAWVRERIGKGEEEISLPAEVITVGDLLNHLKSLGEEYETALQFPEAIRVAIDMEHADHDEPIAGAREIGLFPPMTGG
- the pgsA gene encoding CDP-diacylglycerol--glycerol-3-phosphate 3-phosphatidyltransferase, whose protein sequence is MASRAYSIPNLLTYGRILCVPLIVLCFFVEGKLEGSDFARWVALWIFIIASITDFLDGYLARIWNQTSNIGRMLDPIADKLLVSAILLLVAADGTIAGWSLWAAIIILCREILVSGLREYLAALKVSVPVTRIAKWKTTAQLVAIAFLLAGPAGDKVIPYTTEMGIVLLWVAALLTIYTGYDYFRAGLKHVVDEE
- the uvrC gene encoding excinuclease ABC subunit UvrC, with the translated sequence MNGRKLPDGGILYDESEDIEDDIEVEADAGASPVVPVDWNEGGKNETGLQGAELIAEFVKRLPNNPGVYRMFNEAGDVLYVGKARSLKKRVANYAMGRVHSNRIARMVRETANMEFVTTRTETEALLLEANLIKRLRPRFNVLLRDDKSFPYILITGDHRAPAIFKHRGARARKGEYFGPFASAGAVGRTINSLQRAFLIRTCTDSVFETRTRPCLLYQIKRCSGPCTREISDEGYAELVQEAKDFLSGKSQNVKAHMAEAMNAAAEDLDFERAAVYRDRLAALSHVQSHQGINPAGVEEADVFAIHHEGGISCIQVFFFRTGQNWGNRAYFPKADPSLSGAEVLNAFLAQFYDDKPVPRQILLSETVEEIELLAAALGEKAGHKVTILVPQRGEKRDLVDHVVANAREAHGRKLAETASQSRLLEGFKETFQLPYVPQRIEIYDNSHIMGTNAVGGMVVAGPEGFVKGQYRKFNIKSTDITPGDDFGMMREVMTRRFSRLLKEEGKPDRSPNTESAAVDAADQPFPAWPDVILIDGGQGQMTAVRAILEELGITDSVIAIGVAKGVDRDAGRERFFAPARESFTLPPRDPVLYFIQRLRDEAHRFAIGSHRARRKKEMVKNPLDEIGGIGPSRKRALLQHFGTAKAVSRAALSDLMAVEGISEAVARQVYNHFHEDAAK
- a CDS encoding SDR family oxidoreductase — protein: MSQEKLRTALISGASKRIGRAIAEDLSANGFAVALHANQSFAEATEVVAKLRQQGRKAIAIKADLQNSAETSTLIERAVSELGPLDLLVNNASVFQGDSADNFDAEAFDAHFAVHVRAPSILAADFVRQLPEGIPGLIVNIVDQRVWALNPRFYSYTLSKAALWTATQTMAQTFAPRIRVNAIGPGPTVRSVRQTEEDFQAQIDGLILKAAPGLEEFGRTVRFLFDTPSITGQMIALDGGQHLAWETPDVSESME
- a CDS encoding outer membrane protein → MRTLITTLMVSGFALGGFTAAHAADAVEQVPQPPVAQEAPPVVNNWAGFYIGGAGDWNAGHFNHNGNSYAFGGEAFTGYNWQQGQIVYGVEGDLGYADSDSTRNGLTAKNGVNGSVRGRIGYDFNPFMLYGTAGLAIGQNKLEDATSSESKTAVGYTVGAGAETFITNNITARLEYRYTDYGKKDFNLDSGSFSRGYDEQSVKVGIGVKF
- a CDS encoding oxidoreductase: MRVWFITGASRGFGALIAQEALKAGDAVVATARNPAGLAEKFGNHPNLLPVALDVSNEAQAHEAAAEAVKRFGRIDILLNNAGYGLLGAVEEATAEEIEKIYATNVFGLLKVTRAILPHMRRQRSGHVINMSSVGGYQSFAGWGVYCSTKFAVEALSEAMASELQPLGIKVTVVEPGFFRTDFLDESSLAVSPSSIGDYKDTPAGAMRDFAAGHNHGQPGDPARLAKSMITLAHSANPPLRMPFGSDTVGVIETKNEYVVKELADWRELAVSTDFPKDAA